Proteins encoded within one genomic window of Triticum aestivum cultivar Chinese Spring chromosome 2D, IWGSC CS RefSeq v2.1, whole genome shotgun sequence:
- the LOC123052217 gene encoding indole-3-acetic acid-amido synthetase GH3.8, whose protein sequence is MAAMNVSRAIGAALRSPASSPVAEAAAAAKAKDAEKLRFIDEMTCNVDSVQERVLAEILARNVDTEYLKNCGLDGAADRDAFRAKVPVVSYDALQPYIQRIVNGDRSPILSTHPVSEFLTSSGTSAGERKLMPTIKDELDRRQLLYSLLMPVMNLYLSGLDKGKGLYFLFVKSETKTPSGLTARPVLTSYYKSEQFKNRPYDPYHNYTSPTAAILCADAFQSMYAQMVCGLCQRHEVLRVGAVFASGLLRAIRFLQLNWKELAADIEAGALSPRVTDASVREAVAGILRPDPELAQFIRDECCNDDWAGIVRRIWPNTKYLDVIVTGAMAQYIGTLKYYSGDLPMACTMYASSECYFGLNLRPLCDPSEVSYTIMPNMGYFEFLPVDEATGAASCVDAGNLVDLARVEAGREYELVITTYAGLNRYRVGDVLRVTGFHNAAPQFQFVRRKNVLLSIESDKTDEAELQRAVERASALLRPHGASVAEYTSQACTKSIPGHYVIYWELLTTGAGAATAVDKGTLDACCLEMEEALNTVYRQSRVADGSIGPLEIRVVRGGTFEELMDYAISRGASINQYKAPRCVTFPPIIELLDSRVVSSHFSPALPHWTPARRSD, encoded by the exons ATGGCGGCGATGAATGTGTCGAGGGCCATCGGCGCGGCTCTGCGGAGCCCGGCCTCGTCACcggtggcggaggcggccgccGCGGCGAAGGCCAAGGACGCCGAGAAGCTGCGCTTCATCGACGAGATGACCTGCAACGTCGACTCCGTGCAGGAGCGCGTCCTGGCCGAGATCCTCGCCCGGAACGTCGACACGGAGTACCTCAAGAACTGCGGCCTCGACGGCGCCGCCGACCGCGACGCCTTCCGGGCCAAGGTGCCGGTCGTGTCCTACGACGCTCTGCAGCCCTACATCCAGCGCATTGTCAACGGGGACCGGTCGCCGATCCTGTCCACACACCCCGTCTCCGAGTTCCTCACCAGCTCCGGCACGTCGGCCGGCGAGCGCAAGCTCATGCCCACCATCAAGGACGAGCTCGACCGCCGCCAGCTCCTCTACAGCCTCCTCATGCCGGTCATGAACCT ATATCTGTCGGGGCTTGACAAGGGGAAGGGCCTCTACTTCCTGTTCGTCAAGTCGGAGACCAAGACCCCGAGCGGCCTGACGGCGCGGCCAGTGCTCACCAGCTACTACAAGAGCGAGCAGTTCAAGAACCGCCCCTACGACCCCTACCACAACTACACCAGCCCGACGGCGGCCATCCTCTGCGCGGACGCCTTCCAGAGCATGTATGCTCAGATGGTGTGCGGGCTCTGCCAGCGCCACGAGGTGCTCCGCGTCGGCGCCGTGTTCGCCTCCGGCCTCCTGCGCGCGATCCGTTTCCTCCAGCTCAACTggaaggagctcgccgccgacatCGAGGCCGGCGCGCTCAGCCCACGCGTCACCGACGCGTCCGTGCGCGAGGCGGTCGCGGGCATCCTCCGGCCAGACCCCGAGCTCGCCCAGTTCATCCGGGACGAGTGCTGCAACGACGACTGGGCCGGCATCGTCAGGCGCATTTGGCCCAACACCAAGTATCTCGACGTCATCGTCACCGGCGCCATGGCGCAGTACATCGGGACTCTCAAGTACTACAGCGGCGACCTTCCGATGGCGTGTACCATGTACGCGTCGTCGGAGTGCTACTTCGGGCTCAACCTCCGCCCGCTCTGCGACCCTTCGGAGGTGTCCTACACCATCATGCCGAACATGGGGTACTTCGAGTTCCTCCCCGTGGACGAGGCGACCGGCGCGGCGTCGTGCGTGGACGCGGGCAACCTGGTGGACCTCGCCCGCGTGGAGGCCGGGCGGGAGTACGAGCTGGTGATCACCACCTACGCCGGGCTGAACCGGTACCGCGTCGGCGACGTCCTCCGCGTGACGGGGTTCCACAACGCGGCGCCGCAGTTCCAGTTCGTCCGCCGCAAGAACGTGCTGCTGTCCATCGAGTCCGACAAGACCGACGAGGCGGAGCTGCAGCGCGCCGTGGAGCGCGCGTCGGCGCTGCTCCGCCCGCACGGCGCGTCCGTGGCGGAGTACACCAGCCAGGCGTGCACCAAGAGCATCCCCGGCCACTACGTGATATACTGGGAGCTGCTGACGACGGGcgccggcgcggcgacggcggtggaCAAGGGCACGCTCGACGCCTGCTGCCTGGAGATGGAGGAGGCGCTGAACACGGTGTACAGGCAGAGCAGGGTGGCGGACGGCTCCATCGGGCCGCTCGAGATCCGGGTCGTCCGGGGCGGCACGTTCGAGGAGCTCATGGACTACGCCATCTCCCGGGGCGCCAGCATCAACCAGTACAAGGCCCCGCGCTGCGTGACGTTCCCGCCGATCATCGAGCTGCTGGACTCCCGCGTGGTGTCCAGCCACTTCAGCCCCGCGCTGCCGCACTGGACCCCGGCCCGGCGCTCCGACTAG